The genomic interval CGCGGGCGCCGGCGGGGGGCCCCGGCGCGGCGGGCGGCGGGGGGGGGGGCCCCCCCGCCCCCCCCCCCCCCCGCCCGCCCCGGCCGCGACGTCGCCGCGCTTGCCCCACGTAAGGAGCCCCGCGGTGGACATCTTGCCTCAGCTCTTCCTGGACGGTCTCGTCGTCGGGTTCGTGTACGCGCTCATCGCCGTCGGGTACACCATGGTCTACGGCGTGCTTGAACTGATCAACTTCGCGCACGGCGACATCTTCATGGTGGGCGCGTTCGTCGGCACGGAGGTCCTCGTGGCGCTGGGCCGCTGGGGTCTGGGCGCCGGGGCGAATCCGTGGCTGGCGCTGATCCTGGCGCTGATTCCGGCCATGGCGGTGGCCGCGGCACTCGGCGTCGCCGTCGAGCGGTTCGCCTACCGGCCGCTGCGGCGGTCGCCGCGGCTCATCATTCTGATTTCGGCCATCGGCGTCTCGTTCATCATCGAGGACCTGGTCCGCCTCATCGAAACGATTCATCAAGGGAAGTTCGTGCTCCCCGTGCCGAACGTGTTCCCGGGCGTGCATCACTTCCACGTGCCCGGGTGGGCGAGCGCGCTGGCAATCAAGACGAATTCCCTCGTGGTGGTGGGCGCGGCCGTTCTGATGATGATCGGCCTGACGCTGTTCGTCTCCCGCACGCGGGCCGGCCGCGCCATGCGCGCCGTCGCGGAGGACCCGACGACCGCCGCCCTTCAGGGCGTGGACGTCGACCGCATCATCGCCCTGACGTTTCTGATCGGCTCCGCGATGGGCGGCGCCGCCGGCGTGCTCTTCGCCACACAGTACACGACGATCACGCCGTACATCGGCTTTCTCGTCGGCATCAAGGCCTTCACCGCCGCCGTGGTCGGCGGCATCGGCAACATTCCCGGGTCGTTTCTGGGGGGCATCCTGCTCGGCGTTCTGGAGCAGGTGGGCGGCGGCTTCGTCGGGGCCAAGTTTCAGAACGTGTTCGCGTTCTGCATCCTCGTCGCGGTGTTGGTCTTCAAGCCGTCGGGCCTGCTCGGCGAGAAGGTACAGGAGAAGGTGTAGCGATGGCGACTCTCCAGCGATTCGTGGGCCCTCTCTGGCTGCGGCTGCCCGGCGGCCGCGAGGCGCAGCTCGTGCTCGTCGCGGCGTACCTCGCGTTCACGGTGACGCTCCTCCTCCTGTTCCCGCGGTCGATCATCGCGTTCTTGCTGTATCTGGCGAATCTCCTCGTCATCTTCGGCGCGCGGGCCGTGCCGGGGAGCTGGCAGGCGGCCATTGCCGCCTTGGAGACGCTCGTGGTCTTTCCGGCCGTGGCCGCGAGCAACCCCTTCTTCATGGGCGTCGGCACCACGGTGGCGATCTACGTGGCCCTCGCGCTCGGGCTGAACATCGTGATCGGCTACGCGGGTCTCCTGGACCTGGGCTACGTGGCGTTCTACGCGACGGGCGCGTACCTGTGGGCGATCTTCTCCACCGGGAAGGCCGCCGAGTTTCTTTCCTTCGTCCACGGGCCGCTCAGCGGCGCGTGGTTCTGGCCGTTCGTGGTGTTCGGCCTGCTGTCCGCGGCGCTCATGGGGGTGCTCCTGGGCATCCCAGTGCTGCGGCTGCACGGGGACTACCTCGCGATCGTCACGCTCGGCTTCGGCGAGATCATCCGCATCCTGGCCGCCGGCCTGAACTCCATTACGAACGGCGCCGTGGGCCTGCCCGGCGTGGCCGCGCCGGCCATCGGCTCGCGGCAGCTGGGCGCGGCCGTGGACTATTACTTCATCACGCTCGTCATCGTGGGGCTGATCGTCTGGGTGACGATGCGCCTTGAGGGATCGCGGATCGGGCGCGCGTGGGCGGCCATCCGCGAGGACGAGACGGCCGCGCGCGCGATGGGCGTGCCGTTGACGCGCGCGAAGCTTTTGGCCTTCGCGTGCGGCGCTTCCTTCGCCGGCATGATGGGCGTGATCTTCGCGGCGAAGCAGTCGTACGTCGACCCGACCTCGTTCACGTTCATGGAGTCGATCGGCGTCGTGTCGATGATCGTGCTCGGCGGCATGGGCGGGATTCCCGGGGTGGCGCTCGGCGCGGCGATCGTGACGCTTCTCAACGTCCAGGTGCTCGGCGGCATTTCGGACTTCATCAACTCGGTGGGCGCGCGTTGGGGCATTCAGATCCCGCCGGCGCTCAACCCGTCGCAGTACCATCAGCTGATTTTCGGCATCATCCTGGTCCTCATGGCGATCTGGCGGCCCGAGGGGCTCATCCCGGCGCGCCGCCGCCACGTGAACGTCGAAGAGGGCGCAGCGCGCCCGGCGGCTTCGGGAGGTGAGCCGGCGTGACGTCCAGCGTCGCGGTCGAGGCGGCGGGCGTCATCCTCAAGGCGCGCCAGGTGACGAAGCGCTTCGGCGGCCTCGTCGCCGTGGATCGCGTGGACCTGCGCATCGAGGCCGGGCGCGTGCACAGCCTCATCGGCCCGAACGGCGCCGGCAAGACGACGCTCTTCAACATGATCACCGGCATCTACCGGCCGGACGCGGGGGATATCGTCTTCCGCGGCCGCAGCATCGCCGGATTGCCCCCGGAGAAGGTGGCGGAGCGGGGCATCAGCCGGACGTTCCAGAACATCCGGCTGTTCAAGGAACTCAC from Clostridia bacterium carries:
- a CDS encoding branched-chain amino acid ABC transporter permease; translated protein: MDILPQLFLDGLVVGFVYALIAVGYTMVYGVLELINFAHGDIFMVGAFVGTEVLVALGRWGLGAGANPWLALILALIPAMAVAAALGVAVERFAYRPLRRSPRLIILISAIGVSFIIEDLVRLIETIHQGKFVLPVPNVFPGVHHFHVPGWASALAIKTNSLVVVGAAVLMMIGLTLFVSRTRAGRAMRAVAEDPTTAALQGVDVDRIIALTFLIGSAMGGAAGVLFATQYTTITPYIGFLVGIKAFTAAVVGGIGNIPGSFLGGILLGVLEQVGGGFVGAKFQNVFAFCILVAVLVFKPSGLLGEKVQEKV
- a CDS encoding branched-chain amino acid ABC transporter permease, with product MATLQRFVGPLWLRLPGGREAQLVLVAAYLAFTVTLLLLFPRSIIAFLLYLANLLVIFGARAVPGSWQAAIAALETLVVFPAVAASNPFFMGVGTTVAIYVALALGLNIVIGYAGLLDLGYVAFYATGAYLWAIFSTGKAAEFLSFVHGPLSGAWFWPFVVFGLLSAALMGVLLGIPVLRLHGDYLAIVTLGFGEIIRILAAGLNSITNGAVGLPGVAAPAIGSRQLGAAVDYYFITLVIVGLIVWVTMRLEGSRIGRAWAAIREDETAARAMGVPLTRAKLLAFACGASFAGMMGVIFAAKQSYVDPTSFTFMESIGVVSMIVLGGMGGIPGVALGAAIVTLLNVQVLGGISDFINSVGARWGIQIPPALNPSQYHQLIFGIILVLMAIWRPEGLIPARRRHVNVEEGAARPAASGGEPA